The window GATCGTCAGGAGTATGAGACACACGCGCCTCAGCGCGAGGGTTCCCCAAAACGGGCTAACCGCTGTCTTTGCAATGTGGCTCGCCATAGGCTTTGCAATTCTACAAACGACAGATTCAGGCACTCACGTTTCGGAAACACTAGAAATGCATTCCCCGGCACTAACACTGGCCGAGCCGCACGACCTAGTTCGCGAAACAGGCGCTTCGCACGATTCCGGCGCACCGCCGTCCCGAACCGTCGACCGATCACAATCCCCATCATGGCATCCTGGGTCATGCCCGGACAAATTTGGAGATTGAACAGTCCCGTTGTGACACGCCGACCA of the Nitrospira sp. genome contains:
- the rnpA gene encoding ribonuclease P protein component → MAVGQMSVPFFLKRSREIQHIKKNGRRVTTGLFNLQICPGMTQDAMMGIVIGRRFGTAVRRNRAKRLFRELGRAARPVLVPGNAFLVFPKRECLNLSFVELQSLWRATLQRQRLARFGEPSR